A stretch of the Halorussus vallis genome encodes the following:
- the gdhB gene encoding glutamate dehydrogenase GdhB: protein MGTDESDRTEIEANRQDRTVADGGSTEPASALVTARRQLEQAAAHVDVDPGVIERLKHPTRVQRVAVPLKRDSGEVEVFAGFRAQHDDVRGPYKGGLRYHPEVDTEECIGLSMWMTWKCAVMDLPFGGGKGGVAVNPKELSEGERERLTRRFAEELRNAIGPKKDVPAPDMGTDAQTMAWFMDAYSMQEGETVPGVVTGKPPVVGGSEGREEAPGRSVAIITREAIDYYDWDIGNTSVAVQGYGSVGANAARLLDDWGATVVAVSDVNGAIYDPSGLDTRDVPTHEEEPEAVMTHDAPEKLSNEEILELDVDVLIPAAIGNVITADNAHDIQADVVVEGANGPTTFAADAALEERGIPVIPDILANAGGVTVSYFEWLQDINRRSWSLERVNTELEEEMLKAWNAVREEVEARDLGWRDAAYVVALSRIAEAKATRGLWP from the coding sequence ATGGGAACGGACGAATCAGATCGAACCGAAATCGAAGCGAATCGGCAAGACCGGACGGTCGCCGACGGCGGGTCGACCGAACCGGCCTCCGCGCTGGTGACCGCGCGGCGGCAACTGGAGCAGGCGGCCGCCCACGTCGACGTCGACCCCGGCGTCATCGAGCGGCTCAAACACCCGACGCGGGTCCAGCGGGTCGCCGTGCCGCTGAAGCGCGACAGCGGCGAAGTCGAGGTGTTCGCGGGCTTCCGCGCCCAGCACGACGACGTGCGGGGACCGTACAAGGGCGGCCTGCGCTACCACCCCGAGGTCGACACCGAGGAGTGCATCGGGCTGTCGATGTGGATGACCTGGAAGTGCGCGGTGATGGACCTCCCGTTCGGCGGCGGCAAGGGCGGCGTCGCGGTCAACCCCAAGGAACTGAGCGAAGGCGAGCGTGAGCGACTCACTCGCCGGTTCGCCGAGGAACTCCGCAACGCCATCGGCCCGAAGAAGGACGTGCCGGCCCCCGACATGGGGACCGACGCCCAGACGATGGCGTGGTTCATGGACGCCTACTCGATGCAGGAAGGCGAGACGGTCCCCGGCGTCGTGACGGGCAAACCGCCGGTCGTCGGCGGGAGCGAGGGCCGCGAGGAGGCCCCCGGCCGGTCGGTGGCCATCATCACCCGTGAGGCCATCGACTACTACGACTGGGACATCGGGAACACCAGCGTCGCGGTGCAGGGCTACGGGAGCGTGGGCGCGAACGCCGCCCGACTTCTCGACGACTGGGGCGCGACCGTGGTGGCGGTTTCGGACGTCAACGGCGCCATCTACGACCCCTCGGGTCTGGACACCCGCGACGTGCCGACTCACGAGGAAGAGCCCGAGGCCGTGATGACCCACGACGCGCCCGAGAAGCTCTCGAACGAGGAGATTCTCGAACTCGACGTCGACGTCTTGATTCCGGCCGCCATCGGCAACGTCATCACCGCCGACAACGCCCACGACATCCAGGCCGATGTCGTGGTCGAGGGCGCGAACGGCCCGACCACCTTCGCCGCCGACGCGGCCCTGGAGGAGCGCGGGATTCCGGTGATTCCGGACATCCTGGCGAACGCGGGCGGGGTGACGGTGTCGTACTTCGAGTGGCTTCAGGACATCAACCGCCGGTCGTGGTCGCTCGAGCGCGTCAACACCGAACTCGAAGAGGAGATGCTCAAGGCCTGGAACGCCGTCCGCGAGGAGGTCGAGGCGCGCGACCTGGGCTGGCGCGACGCCGCCTACGTCGTCGCGCTCTCGCGCATCGCCGAGGCGAAGGCGACCCGCGGCCTCTGGCCGTAG